One Phragmites australis chromosome 23, lpPhrAust1.1, whole genome shotgun sequence DNA window includes the following coding sequences:
- the LOC133906267 gene encoding calmodulin-binding protein 25-like, translating to MLMTAMHMDSTHGHAPSSSSATTTPPPWLPADHHGLLYDFAASAPSPSPPPATVPLHRHLRSVAPSARRVAKRRARPSRRLPTTYISTDPASFRRVVHQVTGADDLPLPPPDLLCRPVPARADSAAPGALTLPTLDTSAFLLGGPARADAPCDGSAALAPADGLGGGPYQSATNCGFPTLESWDTLF from the coding sequence ATGCTCATGACCGCCATGCACATGGACTCCACCCACGGCCAcgcaccctcctcctcctccgccaccaccacgcCGCCGCCCTGGCTCCCAGCCGACCACCACGGCCTCCTCTACGATTTCGCGGCCTcggctccctctccctccccgccGCCCGCGACCGTGCCGCTGCACCGTCACCTCCGTTCCGTCGCGCCCTCCGCCCGCCGCGTCGCCAAGCGCCGCGCGCGCCCGTCGCGGAGGCTGCCCACCACCTACATCAGCACCGACCCCGCCAGCTTCCGCCGCGTGGTCCACCAGGTCACCGGCGCCGACGACCTGCCGCTCCCTCCGCCCGATCTCCTCTGCCGCCCGGTCCCCGCTCGCGCTGATTCCGCCGCCCCCGGCGCGCTGACGCTCCCGACGCTGGACACGTCGGCGTTCCTGCTCGGCGGACCCGCCCGGGCAGACGCGCCGTGCGACGGCTCGGCTGCGTTGGCGCCGGCGGATGGTTTAGGAGGAGGGCCTTACCAAAGTGCTACCAACTGTGGCTTCCCGACCTTGGAGTCTTGGGATACTCTCTTCTAA